TTTGAGAATGGTTCGGGCAATCGCCACGCGCTGCTTTTCACCACCCGACAGTTTCAGACCCCGTTCGCCGACCATGGTCGCATAACCCTCCGGCAGCTTGCCGATGAAGGCGCTGATCTGCGCCGCATCCGCTGCGGCCATCACCTCCTCCTGCGTTGCCGAAGGGCGGCCGTAACGGATGTTGTAGGCAAGCGTGTCGTTGAACAGCACGGTATCCTGCGGCACCATGCCGATCACCGAACGCAGGCTCTTTTGCGTCACGTTGCGAATATCCTGCCCGTCGATTGTGACGGCGCCTTCCTGAATGTCGTAGAAACGATAAAGCAGCCGCGAGATCGTCGATTTTCCCGCACCCGAGGGCCCAACGATCGCCACCGTCTTTCCGGCCGGTACGTCGAAGGAAACACCCTTCAAAATCGGCCTTTCAGGATCATAGGCAAAATGCACGTCGCGGAACGAGATGGCGCCTGGTCCGGCGCCAAGCGGTTTTGCATCCGCCCGGTCGGTAACCTCGGCCTCGACCTCGAGAAGGTCGAACATCTGCTCTATGTCGGTCAGACCCTGACGGATTTCGCGATAAACGAAACCGATGAAGTTCAGCGGCACGGAAAGCTGCAGCAGCAGCGCATTGACGAAGACGAAATCGCCGATGGTCTGTTCGCCGCGCTGCACAGCCAGCGCCGACATCACCATCATGACGGTGGAACCGATGCCGAAGATCACGCCCTGGCCGAAGTTCAGCCAGCCGAGCGAGGTCCAGATCGAGATCGCCGATTTTTCGTAACGCTCCATCGCTACGTCGAAGCGCTTCGCCTCCATCTCCTCGTTACCGAAATATTTGACGGTCTCGAAATTCAGAAGCGAGTCGATTGCCTTGGTATTGGCGTCGGTATCGCTGTCATTCATGGCGCGGCGGATGGAGATGCGCCAGTTGCTGGCCCGGACGGTGAACCAGATATAGGCCCAGACGGTGATGACGGTGACCAGCACATAGGAAAAACCGTAGGACGCCCAGAAAATAACCGCGGTCAGCAGGAATTCGATGAAGGTCGGCGCGGTGTTGAGAATGGTAAAACGGACAATGGTTTCGATGCCCTTGGTGCCGCGCTCGATAACCCGCGAAAGCCCGCCGGTCTTGCGTTCCAGATGGAAACGCAGGGAAAGCCGGTGCATGTGCACGAAGGTTCGATAAGCCAGCTGGCGCACCGCATGCTGGCCGACGCTGGCAAACAGCGAATCGCGCAGCTGGTTGAGCCCGACCTGTATCAGCCGCGTCAGATTATAGGCGATGACCAGTGCGACTGCGCCGAGCAGGAAGGCCGGAACCAGCCCTGCCATGTCTAGTTTGCCGTTCAGTGCATCCGTTGCCCATTTGAAGAAATAGGGAACGGCGATCAACACCAGCTTGGCGACAACAAGGAACACGGTTGCCCAGATCACCCGCATCTTCAGGTCCCATCGGCCTTCCGGCCACATATAGGGCCAGAGATTGATCAGGGTCTGGGTCGGATTGCTGGAATCCGCCGAAATGGTTTTTTTCTTTGTGGCCATCATTCTCTCCGGTCACTGCCGGAAGCCGACAGCATGACGGCGGCTTTCGCCGCCGTGCTTGTCACAGATGGGATTGTCGCGGCTTAACCGCAACCTCTTCCGCGCTTTAGGAGCCGCCCTTCAGCCGTTTGCGGTGGAGTTCTTCCGCATTCGGCAGGGCCTTTTCCGGTACACCGAAAATCTGGCCGGGCTCGATGAGGTCAGGATTTTTGATCTGGTCCTCATTGGCGAGGTAGATCGTCGTGTAACGCACGCCCTGTCCATAAACGCGCCGGGAAATCTGCCACAGCGTATCGCCGCGGCGGATGATGACGCTGTTCTGGCTTTCGGCAAGCGGTGCCTGCTCGAAGGTCTGCGGGCCGGCAGGTGCCTGCGGCGCGGGCGCGGCTGGTGCGGTAATGTGCAGTTCGGTCAGCCGGCTTGCGAGCGATGCGATGCCCTTGCCGATGGCCGCCACATCATTCGGCCATGCCTCGACCGATGCCAGCAGATCACGCGCCTTGGCGGTGATGCCACCTGCAAAGGCGGTGAAGGCCGGCTCTGTTGCCGCGGCGGTGCGGAACTCGGAGAGCGATTTCAGGGCAATCACCACCGCGGAGCGGCCGGCAATCGCCTGATCGAGCGCCGGTGTCGCCTGATCCCTGTAGAGATTGGAAAGAATGCCGAAAGCCTTGGAAACGTCGTCACGCAGCTTTTCAAAGGCGGCGCGGTCGATTGCCGTGCTCTGGTTTTCAGCCGGCGCGGCTGTGGTGGCGGCGGGCGAGGCGGTCGTCGCCTGCATGGCAACGGTTGCCTGATCGGTCTGTGGCCGCTCGAAGGGAACACGCACGCGCAGCTTCACCGTGCCGTCGGCATTCAGTTCCTCGACGGTGATGATATGGCTGCCAACGGCAAGATCGACATCACCTTCGACGACGAAATGACCGGAGGCTTCCGTAATGCTCTTGCCGATTTCCCGGTCATCGACCAGTGCACGCACCGTCGAACCGGCAGGTGCGGAACCGGCGACGAAAATCTTCGATCCCTCAAATTCCACGGCTGTGACCTGAACGGTCGCTGCAGCAGCCTGAGCTGGAACGGAACCGGCCGCAGGGGGAGCCGTCACTCCGGCAACGGCTGCAGGGGGAGTGGCGGCATTGCCGGTTTCGGCGGTTGCGGCCGCGGGCTGTCCCGATTGTGCGGTCTGCAGTGCCGGAGGTGCGGCCTCCGGCATCGCCAGCACGCGGCTTGCCTCGCCGGGCTTGGAAACCATCGCCAGAAGTTCGCCGGCCTTGCCGTTGGGCACCGAGACGGTTGCCACTTCCTCGGATTGTGTCGCCTTGCCGCTGATGTCGGTGGAACGCAGCACCAGCTCATGGTCGCCCGGCGGCAGGGGATTGTCGAAAACCGCGGCGAAATCGCCGGTGCCGTCGATGGTCGTCTGGGCGATCACCTTGCCGTTGCTGAGAATTTCGAGCTTGGCGCCCGGCTGCGCCTTGCCGGCGACCACGGCCGAACCATCCGGCTCGACGCGCAACACGTCAAAGGTCGGCACGCCGGGCGTTGCCTGCGCAGCCCCGGCAGGAGCCGTGGTGGCAGGTGCAGCGGCGGGCTGTGCCGGCTGCGCTGCGCCATCGTCGGTGCCGGCGAAAACGCCTGCCAGGCGGCGGATCTGGGCTGCGGCCGCTGCCGCATTGTCGGGCAGACCGCGCAGGAAGGCCGTGGTGCGCTCGGCCGCCGTGCGCGCCGTGGTGATCAGCCGCGAGGTCGTTTCGTCCAGCGATTCCGGAATCTCGATATTGGTCAGTTCCTTGAGCGAAGCTTCGACCTTTTTGCGCGCCGCTGCGAAATCGGCGTCGGAGGGAACCTTGCTGTCGGCGAAAAGCGTTGTCAGATCCTTGATCGACTGGGTTGCAGAGGCCGCCAGCCGCCCCACCTTGTCGGCGATATTGGCGGTTTCCTCAGCGGCGTCGGACAGGATGTCGCCTGCCTTGTCGCCACCCATTTCAACGCTGTTCTTCACCGCATTGCCGGCCTCGTTGATGGCCTCGCCGATCGGTTTGCCGTCGTTGGAAATCCTCGGCAGGACGAAAAAGATCATGAGCAGGGACGCAATGCCCAGCACGATCAGCGCCAGCAAACCGGCTTTATTGTTTTTCATCCTGGAATCTCCGGGTATTTCAAGCTTTTCACACGAGTTGAGATTGCTAGCGTCTTACCTGGCGGCAGACAAGCGGTGTGTGGCCAAAAGGCCATATTTACAAGGGATTTCCCAAATTTTCTTGACGTGCAGCATCCCGCATAGTTCCTTCCTCTCATGACGGACAAAAATACAGCGATTCGATCCATCTGCGTTTATTGCGGCTCCCAGCCCGGACGTGATCCAGCTCACATGGAAGCAGGCCGCGCGCTTGGGAAATCCATTGCCGAAAACGGCATCCGCCTCGTTTATGGCGGCGGCACCAAGGGCATCATGGGCGCGGTTGCCAGCGGCGTTCTTTCCAACGGCGGCGAAGTGACGGGCATCATACCGGAGTTTCTGGTCGATATGGAGGCAACGCGCCATTCTCTCGGACAATTGAACGAGCTTGTCGTCACCAAGGACATGCATGAGCGCAAACATATGATGTTTGAGCGCTCGGATGCCTTCGTGACCCTGCCGGGCGGTGTCGGCACCCTGGAAGAGATCGTCGAGATCATGACCTGGGCGCAGCTTGGCCGTCACGCCAAGCCGATGGTCTTTGCCAATATCAACGGTTTCTGGAACCCGATGCTGGAGCTGGTGCAGCACATGCGCGACCAGGGCTTCATCCATCGCGCCCACCTCTTGAACCCGCTTGTCGTCGACGAGGTGAAGGACATCGTGCCCGCCATCATCGACCGGGCGCTGGCGCAGCAGAACCCGGAAGGCGACCCTTCGGTCATATCCCGCCTCTGAGACATGTTGCCCGAAAACGTGCGGCGTTTTCGGGGTAACGGCATGCATCACGCATGGAAAAATCGTTAATGAACCGCCGCGCGGTTCATTATAATTTTAAGTGTATATTAATACAGATTTAACAGCGGCATTGCTCCGCCCGCTCTTTTCATGGCCCCGCGACTGATCCTGTGCCAGCGTCACCAGGACGTTGGCTGTCGCGGAATCTCTTTTCGCCGCCATGAGATTGGGTGCATCAGGAAATGATTGCTTTTGTGGTGCGGCTTAAAAGCCGGGCGCATTTCATTATTCAGAGAAGCCCGCTGCGGGGCAGGGAAGGTGTGCTTGGTTCCGCCGCCCGCCGCCGGGTGGATACGCGAATGCGCCTCGGTATCCTGATCGCCGTTTTCGTCGCCATCTATGCCGTCGTGGCTGCGCGTCTTGTTCAATATGGGCTTGCGCAACCCGTCGCAACCGCGTGGATCAACACCGGCGCCACCGCCGTCGCGTCGCGGCCGGATATCGTCGACCGCAACGGCAAGCTTCTTGCCACCGATCTCAACATGGTGTCGCTTTATGCCGATCCGCGCCGGGTGGTCGATCCGGACGAGGTGGTGGAGAAGCTGGCGACCGTCATCCCCAATCTCGACTGGCGCGACACGCATCGCAGATTGCGTTCGGATAGCGGTTTCCAATGGCTGCGACGCCAGCTTACGCCCCGTCAGCAGGCGGATATCCTCAATCTCGGCATACCCGGCATCGGCTTCCGGCCGGAAAAGCGCCGGTTTTATCCGGGTGGCCCGACGGCCTCGCATATTATCGGCCACGTGAATGTCGATAATCAGGGCCTTGCCGGCATGGAGCGTTATCTCGACCAGCAGGGGCTCGCTGATCTGCGCGCCACCGGTCTTGCAAGCGGCGTGGCGCTGGAGCCGGTGAAACTGTCGATCGATCTGCGCGTGCAGAACATCGTCCGTGAGGTCGTCATGAAGGCGAAAACCGACTATCAGGCGGAAGCGGCGGGCGCGGTGATCCTTGACGTGGAGACGGGCGAGGTGCTGGCCATGGCCTCGGTGCCGGACTACGACCCCAACGAACCGTCCCGTACCCTTGCCGATGGCAGCATCGACAGGGAGTATGAAAAGGGCTGGTTCAACCGCATGAGCAACGCCACCTTCGAGATGGGCTCCACATTCAAGAGCTTCACGCTCGCCATGGGGCTGGAGGCGGGCGCGATCACGCTGAATTCAGTGGTCGACGCGTCGCGGCCGATCCGCATGGGCGGCTTCACCATCAAGGATTTCTGGGGCAAGAACCGCCCGCTTTCAATCGCGGAAGTGTTTCAATACTCATCCAACATCGGCACGGCGGCGGTTGCCGACATGGTCGGTGTCGAAGGCCACCAGCAGTTCCTGACGAAACTCGGGCTGCTGTCGCGCATGGAGACCGAGATGCCGGGCGTGGCCACGCCAACTCAGCCGAGGACGTGGAAGAAGATCAATTCCGTCACCATTTCCTTCGGGCACGGTATAGCCACCACACCATTGCAGACGGCGGTTGCCGCCGCAGCGCTTATCAATGGCGGAAACCTGATTTCACCGACTTTCCTGTCGCGTTCAAGGGAAGATGCGGCAACGGTTTCCCGTGCCGTCATCAAGGGAAAGACCAGCGCCGATATGCGTTATCTTTTCAACTGGAATGGTATCAAGGGCTCCGGCAGGCGTGCGCAGGTCGAAGGATTTCACGTCGGCGGCAAGACCGGCACCGCTGACAAGGTCATCAACGGCCGCTACGCCAAGGATATCAATTTCAACAGCTTCGTCGCCGCCTTTCCGATGCATAAGCCGAGATATGTCGTGCTGTCGATGATCGATGCGCCGAAGACGGGTGAGAACGGCGGCCGCACGGCAGCCTCCACCGCAGCGCCGATGATCCGCGAAATCGTCGCCCAGACGGCAGCGCTCCTCGGTGTCAAACCGCGTTTTGGTTACGAAGCGGATCCGCAATTGCTGATGGACTATTGATGTCTGCCTCTCCTCGTTCCCGCAACGGGCACAGGAACGAGGGAAGGAGCCGGATTACCGCTTTAACCGCATCAGACTTGAGCCGGTATAGATCGCCAGTGCCACCCAGATCATCGCAAACGCCGCCATCCGCACCGTGTCGAACGGTTCCTTGAAGATGAAGATGGCGATGAGGAAGATCATCGTCGGCGCGATATATTGCATGATGCCGATGGTCGAAAGCCGCAGCAACTTGGCGCCATTGCCATAGAGAATGAGCGGAACGGCGGTGATCACGCCGCTTGCTGCCAGAAGCCAGGTGTCGGCGGAATTGCCGCCCATGAAATGCGCCTGTCCGCTGAAGCCCAGCCAGGCCATGACCAGCACGGCGGGAATGGACAGCAGCATGACTTCGAGCAAGAAGCCCTGCGTCGCGCCAATCGGCAATGTCTTGCGGAAAAAGGCGTAAAAACCCCAGGACATTGTGAGCGCGATTGACACCCACGGCAGGCTGCCCGCATGCCAGGTGAGGATCGCCACCGCTATTGCCACGAGGCCGATGGCGGCGATCTGCGCCGGATAAAGTTTCTCCTTCAGGAGCACGGCACCCAGAAAAATGCTGAACAGCGGATTGATGAAATAACCGAGTGCGGCATCCAGTGCACGGCCCGCGCCGATCGCCCAGATATAGATGCCCCAGTTGATGCTGATGAGGGCGGCAGTGAGGCTCGCCATGGCCAGCATCTTCGGGCTTTTCAGTGCCGAGCGGATTTCCGTTGTCCGGCCGAGCGCAATCAGCACCGCCGCCGCGATCGGCACCGACCAGATGACACGATGCACGATGACCTCGATCGGCGAGATATGCGCAACCGCCTTCATGTAGATGGGGAGGAAGCCCCACAAGAGATAAGCGGAGAGCGCGAAAGCAAAACCGCGCGCGCTGTCGCCGCCCTCTTGGGCCGGGAGCGATTTGTCGAGTGCCATGGGGAGTACCGCCAAAATTGTTCGGATGGCGTTTTATAGCGGATCGTCACAGGGGCGGCCAATTCATTTCCGTGAAGGGTTCATGAGAAAAACTGCATGAATAACAGGCGCTTTGCTCTTGAAATAAGCTGCCATCGTAACTGTCAGGGTGCTCCACGCGAAAAAATCCCGCGTGGAGCCTCATAGGCATCCCATATGAATCATTGTCTCACCCGGCCGTTTCAAACCGCTGAAAAGACTCTTATTTCCCGGCAAAGCGATCGTTGGCGCGGATCAACTGGTCGAGAATGCCGGGTTCACTCATCGCGTGTCCCGCCGCCTCGATAATGTGGAAATCCGCCTTCGGCCAGGCCTTGGCCAGCTGCCAGGCATATTTCAGCGGGCAGGGCATGTCGTAACGCCCATGCACGATGACGCCGGGAATATCCTTGAGCTTGCCGGCATCGCGCAGCAGTTGCCCTTCTTCCAGCCAGCCGGCATTGACGAAGAAATGGTTCTCGATGCGCGCAAAAGCGATGGCATATTTATCCTCGCCGAAATCCTCGACGCGGTCAGGATCGGTAACGAGCGCGATGGTCGCGCCTTCCCACTGGCTCCATGCCTTGGCGCATTCAAGCTTCTTTGCCTCGTCAGCGCCGGTGAGATAGCGATTATAGGCCTGCATCATCTCGCCACGCTCGGCTTGCGGGATGGGCGCGATGAATTTTTCCCACTGGTCCGGATACATTTCCGAAACGCCGAACTGGTAGTACCAGTCCAGTTCCGGCCGGGTGACGGTGTAGATACCGCGCAGGACGAGTTCGCTGACGCGGTTCGGATGGGTCTCAGCATAAGCGAGTGCCAGCGTCGAACCCCAGGAACCGCCGAAAACCAGCCATTTTTCAAAGCCGCAAAGCTCGCGCAGCCTTTCAATGTCGGCGACCAGATGCCAGGTGGTGTTGGCCTCCAGTTCCGCATGCGGTGTGGAACGGCCGCAGCCGCGCTGATCAAACAGGATGACGTCGTAAAGTGCGGGATCGAAAACGCGGCGATGCGTGGGGTTCACGCCGCCGCCCGGGCCGCCATGCAGGAAAACCGCCGGCTTCGCGCCGCGTGTGCCCACCCGTTCCCAATAGATCACGTGCCCATCACCCACATCGAGCATGCCGGTCTCGAAAGGTTCGATCTCGGGGTAAAAGCCGCGCAGTTCTTCGGTCATGGATTATTGTCCTCTGATGGCCATTTGGCCGTGTCGTGGTCCGGATGCTGCCGGCTGTTCACCGGCGCGGGCGCGTCATCCGTTGCAGGTTCCGGCTCGACCGGCAAGCCGTCAAGCTCGGAAAACCAGTGCATCTTGCTGGCAAGATTGGACTGCGCCTCCGGTTTTATCCGCTCTGGCTCATCCAGCGAACCAAGGGTGATATTGATGAAATCGGCGCCCGTAACGTCGTAAAAAAGCGGCGTGCCGCAGCGGCCGCAAAAACCGCGGCGCACATGGTCGGAAGACTGGAACCATGATGCTTCGCCGCGGGTCATCTCAAACTGCGTGAGGGTACTTGCCGCAAGCGGCATGAAATAATTGCCCGATGCCTTCTGGCACATGCGGCAATGGCACAGATGCGGATAACGCAACCCGCCCTCGATCCGGTAACGCACTGCGCCGCACTGGCATCCGCCACTGAAGTCCGTCACCTCGTCCATCAGCGGCCTTCTTCAGGAGGCCAGACCTGCGTGTCGTGATCCGGGTGCTGATAGGAGTTGATTTCGGCTTCGTCCACGCCCTGTTCCACGGCTGGTTTGGAAAACAGCTGCTCGATCCACGGCATGCGCTTGTGAAAATTGACCTGCACCTGCGGTTCGATCTGCTCCGAGTGATCGAAAGCGCCGATGGCGATCTCCATGCCTCCCGGATAATGATAGGTCAGCGGCGTGCCGCATTTGTTGCAGAAACCGCGATGGATCTTGGTCGAGGAGCGGAAGAGGGCAGGCTGGCCGCGTGTCCAGACCAGATGCGCCTGATCGGCGCTGACCAGCGCGCCGAAGAAATTGCCGAAATGTTTCTGGCACATGCGGCAATGGCAGATGGAGGCCCGGCCAAGCTTGCTGGCGTGAAAACGCACGGCCCCGCACTGGCAGCCGCCGGAAAAGCCCGCTTCATTCATTTTCCGCTCTCCGGTGGCCAGCTTTCAGTGTCGTGGTCGGGGTGCTGATAGGAGACGAGGTTGGTGAGATAATCCACCGAGGTCAGGTCGTCTTCCGTGGGAACGGCAGGCAGCGTGTGGATGCTGTCGACGAAATCGATCTTGCGCTCCACGCCCCACTGAATGGTCGGCGGCAGGGCGGCGGGATCGTCGAATGCCCCCGCTGCCACCGCCACGCCATCCGGCGCTTCATAGGTCAGCGGCGTGCCGCATTCCGGGCAGAAGCCGCGCTTGACGACGCTGGAGGACTGAAAGCGCTTCGGCTCACCGCGCGTCCATTCGAATTCGACCTCACGCACGGAGACCAGCGGCGCATAATAAGCCCCGAAAGCCTTCTGGCACATGCGGCAATGACAGACGGAGCTGTCTTTCAGATCGCCGGTCGCGCGAAAACGGATCGCGCCGCATTGGCATCCGCCGGTATGGGTGGTCATGCTTGGTTCTCCTTTACCGTTCGGATAATGTGGAGACAGACATTATCGATGTCTTTGAGGATATCATCGTTCCAGAAACGGAGGACGGTCCAGCCAAGTTCCTCAAAGGTCTGTGTTCTCTGCTGGTCATAGTTTGCCGCAGCATCTTCCGTGTGCTGAAATCCATCCAGCTCGATGATAATCTTATGAGATGGGCAGGCGAAATCAACGATGTATCCAGCGACAGGCAGCTGGCGTCTGAAAGAGAGGCCGTCTAGGCGGTGAGCATGGACGGCGCCCCAAAACTTCAGTTCTGTGTCGGTCATAGCCTTTCGCATTTGCCGCGCATATTCCCGATGTTGGGGTTTGACCTTGGCGTGGGGCATGAGCGGCTCGCGGCTTGAAGGGATACTGCGAGATTGGAATATGGTATGGGCGAAAGCAAGGGCCTGTCGTGTGGCTTTACCCCCCTCTGCCCTGCCGGGCATCTCCCCCTCAAGGGGGGAGATCAGCAAGACGCGCTACTTCAACTTCACTCTCTCACCGTGAGATGGGCGAGACCTCGCCGCGAATCGATCTCCCCCCTTGAGGGGGAGATGCCCGGCAGGGCAGAGGGGGGTAAAGCCGCGAATCGCAGCCTTACCGCTTAATCTCCCAAGTCGTCGTCCGCTCGCCCGTTTCCTTGTCCTTGCCATCCTTCAACTGAATGCCCTTCTCCGAAAGCTCGTCGCGAACACGATCCGCCTCCGCAAAGTTCTTCGCCTTCAGCATCTCGAGCCGCAACTGCACCAGCGCATCGACAGCCGAAACGATGGCCTCATCCATTTCCGCCTTCTTCGGCAAGACACCAAGCAGTGCAGCGCTGGCGGCAAAGGCCGGCAGCCTGGAAGGGTCCACATTGGCGGCGTGGGCCAGCGCGTGCAGCGCCTGGACGGCGGCGACCGTGTTGAGATCGTCGGCAAGCGCCTCGAGCACGGTTTCATCCGGTGCCGCATCGGAGACATCGGCCGCGGGCCACTTGGAAAGCAGGCGTTCGGCCTCTTCCAGGCGCTTCACCGAAAAATCTATCGGCTCGCGGTAATGCGTCATCAGCATGGCAAGGCGCAGAACCTCGCCCGGCCATTGGCGGCCGCCGAATTTCTCCGTGTGCAGCAATTCGTAGATGGTCACGAAGTTGCCCTCGGACTTCGACATCTTGCGGCCTTCCACCTGCACGAAGCCGTTATGCATCCACACATTGGCCATGACATGCGTGCCGTGGGCGCAGCGCGATTGCGCGATTTCGTTCTCATGGTGCGGGAAGATGAGATCGAGCCCGCCGCCGTGAATGTCGAAGACCTCGCCGAGGTAACGACCGGCCATGGCCGAGCATTCGATGTGCCAGCCCGGACGGCCACGGCCCCAGGGGCTTTCCCAGCCCGGTTCGTTATGCGAGGACAGTTTCCACAGCACGAAATCGCCCGGGGTCTTCTTGTGGGCTTCCACCGCCACGCGTGCGCCTGCCTGCTGCTCGTCCAGAGGCCGCTTCGAAAGCTGGCCGTAATCGGCCATCGAGCGGGTGTCGAACAGCACCTCGCCGCCCGCCGTATAGGCGTGGCCGCGGGCAATCAGTTTTTCGATGAGATCGATCATCTCGGCAATATAATCGGTGGCGCGCGGTTCGACGGTCGGCGGAAGGCAGCCGAGCATGGCCACATCGTCGTGGAACTGGTCGGCGGTCTTTTTCGTCACCGCATGGATGGCGTCGTTGAGCGGCAGATGCGGATAATCGCGCAGCGCCCGCGCATTGATCTTGTCATCGAGATCGGTGATGTTGCGGGCATAGGTCACGTGGGTCTCGCCATAGACGTGACGCAGCAGCCGGTAGAGAACATCGAACACGATGACCGGGCGCGCGTTGCCGATATGGGCAAAATCATAGACCGTCGGGCCGCAGACATACATGCGCACATTATCAGCGTCGATTGGCGCAAATTCCGCCTTTTCGCGTGTCAGGGTATTGTGGAGTTTGAGGCGCAAAGACATGCGGGTGTTCCCTAAAGGCAGTCAATTGTCCTGACCGGACCGTTTGTCTGTTGGACCTTGCGGGGAGACGAAAACGATCTGGCCGGCGGCGAACCAGCAAAATTTATTCAGCAGCAGGTGCAGATCGTTGTTTTCATGTCTTGCCTTATGGCGCGGCGGTGCCGTGCGGTCAAGAGCATCCGTGGTGACCGCATCGGCTGCCGAGGCATGAAACAGTCACTCCGGCTGGCGGTAGTCCACGAATTTCCTGTCACGCACGACAAAGAGCTTGCCGGTTTCGGTAAGCTCCGGCGAGGCAAGCGGAAGAATGGCGGCGGCAACCTCTGACGGGTGCGGCACGGTGGCCGGGTCTTCGCCGGGCATGGCCTGGGCCCGCATGGCGGTGC
The Agrobacterium cucumeris DNA segment above includes these coding regions:
- a CDS encoding ABCB family ABC transporter ATP-binding protein/permease, with product MATKKKTISADSSNPTQTLINLWPYMWPEGRWDLKMRVIWATVFLVVAKLVLIAVPYFFKWATDALNGKLDMAGLVPAFLLGAVALVIAYNLTRLIQVGLNQLRDSLFASVGQHAVRQLAYRTFVHMHRLSLRFHLERKTGGLSRVIERGTKGIETIVRFTILNTAPTFIEFLLTAVIFWASYGFSYVLVTVITVWAYIWFTVRASNWRISIRRAMNDSDTDANTKAIDSLLNFETVKYFGNEEMEAKRFDVAMERYEKSAISIWTSLGWLNFGQGVIFGIGSTVMMVMSALAVQRGEQTIGDFVFVNALLLQLSVPLNFIGFVYREIRQGLTDIEQMFDLLEVEAEVTDRADAKPLGAGPGAISFRDVHFAYDPERPILKGVSFDVPAGKTVAIVGPSGAGKSTISRLLYRFYDIQEGAVTIDGQDIRNVTQKSLRSVIGMVPQDTVLFNDTLAYNIRYGRPSATQEEVMAAADAAQISAFIGKLPEGYATMVGERGLKLSGGEKQRVAIARTILKAPPILILDEATSALDTHTEQEIQSALDIVSKNRTTLVIAHRLSTVIHADEIIVLKEGLIAERGTHASLMAQNGLYASMWSRQREAIRAEEMLRHVRETDDLGVVDRGEPAH
- a CDS encoding LysM peptidoglycan-binding domain-containing protein codes for the protein MKNNKAGLLALIVLGIASLLMIFFVLPRISNDGKPIGEAINEAGNAVKNSVEMGGDKAGDILSDAAEETANIADKVGRLAASATQSIKDLTTLFADSKVPSDADFAAARKKVEASLKELTNIEIPESLDETTSRLITTARTAAERTTAFLRGLPDNAAAAAAQIRRLAGVFAGTDDGAAQPAQPAAAPATTAPAGAAQATPGVPTFDVLRVEPDGSAVVAGKAQPGAKLEILSNGKVIAQTTIDGTGDFAAVFDNPLPPGDHELVLRSTDISGKATQSEEVATVSVPNGKAGELLAMVSKPGEASRVLAMPEAAPPALQTAQSGQPAAATAETGNAATPPAAVAGVTAPPAAGSVPAQAAAATVQVTAVEFEGSKIFVAGSAPAGSTVRALVDDREIGKSITEASGHFVVEGDVDLAVGSHIITVEELNADGTVKLRVRVPFERPQTDQATVAMQATTASPAATTAAPAENQSTAIDRAAFEKLRDDVSKAFGILSNLYRDQATPALDQAIAGRSAVVIALKSLSEFRTAAATEPAFTAFAGGITAKARDLLASVEAWPNDVAAIGKGIASLASRLTELHITAPAAPAPQAPAGPQTFEQAPLAESQNSVIIRRGDTLWQISRRVYGQGVRYTTIYLANEDQIKNPDLIEPGQIFGVPEKALPNAEELHRKRLKGGS
- a CDS encoding TIGR00730 family Rossman fold protein, translating into MTDKNTAIRSICVYCGSQPGRDPAHMEAGRALGKSIAENGIRLVYGGGTKGIMGAVASGVLSNGGEVTGIIPEFLVDMEATRHSLGQLNELVVTKDMHERKHMMFERSDAFVTLPGGVGTLEEIVEIMTWAQLGRHAKPMVFANINGFWNPMLELVQHMRDQGFIHRAHLLNPLVVDEVKDIVPAIIDRALAQQNPEGDPSVISRL
- a CDS encoding peptidoglycan D,D-transpeptidase FtsI family protein, which produces MIAFVVRLKSRAHFIIQRSPLRGREGVLGSAARRRVDTRMRLGILIAVFVAIYAVVAARLVQYGLAQPVATAWINTGATAVASRPDIVDRNGKLLATDLNMVSLYADPRRVVDPDEVVEKLATVIPNLDWRDTHRRLRSDSGFQWLRRQLTPRQQADILNLGIPGIGFRPEKRRFYPGGPTASHIIGHVNVDNQGLAGMERYLDQQGLADLRATGLASGVALEPVKLSIDLRVQNIVREVVMKAKTDYQAEAAGAVILDVETGEVLAMASVPDYDPNEPSRTLADGSIDREYEKGWFNRMSNATFEMGSTFKSFTLAMGLEAGAITLNSVVDASRPIRMGGFTIKDFWGKNRPLSIAEVFQYSSNIGTAAVADMVGVEGHQQFLTKLGLLSRMETEMPGVATPTQPRTWKKINSVTISFGHGIATTPLQTAVAAAALINGGNLISPTFLSRSREDAATVSRAVIKGKTSADMRYLFNWNGIKGSGRRAQVEGFHVGGKTGTADKVINGRYAKDINFNSFVAAFPMHKPRYVVLSMIDAPKTGENGGRTAASTAAPMIREIVAQTAALLGVKPRFGYEADPQLLMDY
- the rarD gene encoding EamA family transporter RarD, yielding MALDKSLPAQEGGDSARGFAFALSAYLLWGFLPIYMKAVAHISPIEVIVHRVIWSVPIAAAVLIALGRTTEIRSALKSPKMLAMASLTAALISINWGIYIWAIGAGRALDAALGYFINPLFSIFLGAVLLKEKLYPAQIAAIGLVAIAVAILTWHAGSLPWVSIALTMSWGFYAFFRKTLPIGATQGFLLEVMLLSIPAVLVMAWLGFSGQAHFMGGNSADTWLLAASGVITAVPLILYGNGAKLLRLSTIGIMQYIAPTMIFLIAIFIFKEPFDTVRMAAFAMIWVALAIYTGSSLMRLKR
- the pip gene encoding prolyl aminopeptidase, encoding MTEELRGFYPEIEPFETGMLDVGDGHVIYWERVGTRGAKPAVFLHGGPGGGVNPTHRRVFDPALYDVILFDQRGCGRSTPHAELEANTTWHLVADIERLRELCGFEKWLVFGGSWGSTLALAYAETHPNRVSELVLRGIYTVTRPELDWYYQFGVSEMYPDQWEKFIAPIPQAERGEMMQAYNRYLTGADEAKKLECAKAWSQWEGATIALVTDPDRVEDFGEDKYAIAFARIENHFFVNAGWLEEGQLLRDAGKLKDIPGVIVHGRYDMPCPLKYAWQLAKAWPKADFHIIEAAGHAMSEPGILDQLIRANDRFAGK
- a CDS encoding GFA family protein, whose protein sequence is MDEVTDFSGGCQCGAVRYRIEGGLRYPHLCHCRMCQKASGNYFMPLAASTLTQFEMTRGEASWFQSSDHVRRGFCGRCGTPLFYDVTGADFINITLGSLDEPERIKPEAQSNLASKMHWFSELDGLPVEPEPATDDAPAPVNSRQHPDHDTAKWPSEDNNP
- a CDS encoding GFA family protein yields the protein MNEAGFSGGCQCGAVRFHASKLGRASICHCRMCQKHFGNFFGALVSADQAHLVWTRGQPALFRSSTKIHRGFCNKCGTPLTYHYPGGMEIAIGAFDHSEQIEPQVQVNFHKRMPWIEQLFSKPAVEQGVDEAEINSYQHPDHDTQVWPPEEGR